A portion of the Acidisarcina polymorpha genome contains these proteins:
- a CDS encoding nucleoside deaminase, with product MNHKEMLAVAVHEARIGLAEGGIPIGAALFDADGRLLGSGHNRRVQHGDPSAHGETDAFRNAGRQRSYRDTIMVTTLAPCWYCSGLVRQFNIGTVIVGETRNFAGGLDWLRSVGVNVVDIDDPECVKLLAEYIRDNPAVWNEDIGEG from the coding sequence TTGAACCACAAAGAAATGCTGGCCGTCGCCGTCCACGAAGCTCGCATCGGGCTGGCTGAAGGCGGAATCCCGATCGGCGCGGCGCTCTTTGACGCCGATGGACGTCTGCTCGGCTCCGGTCATAATCGCCGCGTCCAGCACGGGGACCCATCCGCCCATGGCGAAACCGATGCCTTCCGCAATGCCGGACGCCAACGCTCCTACCGCGACACCATCATGGTGACCACCCTCGCGCCGTGCTGGTACTGCAGCGGATTGGTGCGCCAGTTCAACATAGGCACCGTGATTGTGGGAGAAACCCGGAACTTCGCTGGAGGCCTAGATTGGTTGCGATCCGTGGGCGTGAACGTCGTCGACATCGATGATCCTGAATGTGTCAAGCTGCTTGCCGAATACATCCGTGACAATCCTGCGGTTTGGAACGAGGACATCGGCGAAGGCTGA
- a CDS encoding phospholipase D-like domain-containing protein — translation MSRSVIVLPDDSARPIVAAIDAALKSLRIKMFVFSDPTLLDAVVRAHQRGVNVRIMLNPARRSGKQENEAAHKVLTAAGIEVVDSSPQFDVTHEKSMVVDDRTAYVKSLNWETKNLTATRDYAVVTTHQHEVDEVIECFEADWARTPFAPGDRSHLIWCIGNGRQRLGQLIDGAKHSLYLQNERYQDPVIIEHLVRASRRGVRVHVMSRPPHKLKKAQLSEGVSGLRILQDVGVKIHKLKHVKLHAKLLLADGERAIIGSINLSPGSFDSRRELAIEVTDHHVIERLNAVIHHDWKNSEHLDLTDEGLLRELAKSDPNVVEDLALERDDE, via the coding sequence ATGTCCCGCTCCGTGATCGTCCTGCCTGATGATTCCGCCCGCCCGATCGTCGCAGCGATTGATGCAGCCCTGAAGTCCCTCCGCATCAAAATGTTCGTTTTCTCCGACCCAACCCTGCTCGACGCGGTCGTCCGGGCGCACCAGAGGGGCGTCAACGTACGCATCATGCTGAATCCTGCCCGGCGCAGCGGCAAGCAGGAAAATGAAGCCGCGCACAAAGTCCTGACCGCCGCCGGGATTGAGGTAGTCGATAGCAGTCCACAGTTCGACGTGACCCACGAAAAATCGATGGTCGTCGATGACCGCACCGCCTACGTCAAGTCTCTCAACTGGGAGACGAAGAATCTCACCGCGACTCGCGACTACGCAGTCGTCACGACTCACCAGCATGAAGTCGATGAAGTCATCGAGTGCTTCGAAGCGGATTGGGCGAGGACGCCTTTTGCGCCCGGAGATCGTTCCCATCTCATCTGGTGCATTGGCAATGGACGCCAGCGCCTCGGCCAACTCATTGACGGCGCCAAGCATTCACTCTATTTGCAGAATGAGCGTTATCAGGATCCCGTCATCATCGAGCACCTGGTTCGGGCCAGCCGCCGCGGTGTGCGGGTGCATGTCATGTCGCGTCCGCCGCATAAGCTCAAGAAAGCGCAGCTCAGTGAAGGCGTCAGCGGACTGCGGATCCTTCAGGATGTGGGGGTCAAAATCCACAAGCTCAAGCACGTCAAGCTTCACGCCAAACTGCTGCTGGCCGATGGAGAGCGCGCCATTATTGGCTCGATCAATCTATCGCCCGGCAGCTTCGATAGCCGCCGCGAACTCGCCATCGAAGTCACCGACCACCACGTCATCGAACGCCTCAATGCCGTCATTCACCATGATTGGAAAAATTCGGAGCATCTCGACCTTACCGACGAAGGCCTTCTTCGTGAACTCGCGAAATCCGATCCTAACGTCGTCGAAGACCTTGCGCTGGAAAGGGACGACGAGTAA
- a CDS encoding ferritin-like domain-containing protein, with product MRLDQENLKSAVNRRSFLKNAGTATAAVAAMGVAAPKTLFAATPTTPLSPDSPTEIFTAALVAEDLAITFYYNALIGGVIQDPNLAGPGGTALNVTPSGDNGNVQYLRGALHEEIIHSNLFRVLLGRGEFSFAQDPYTSFYLPTGSLDSLNVFVALLQALENAFIAAYMAAVQEFALLAAVGKPMTFNGVTYQPSDFVYFAGVASSIMGVEAEHRALGRSISPQAYLANQLNYEQQLGIFTVYNGKTSAVAALTPFLTPGEGKTEYSLITAYGNAHTVSDTAYGSMPTKFFT from the coding sequence ATGCGTCTGGATCAAGAGAACCTGAAGTCTGCTGTCAACCGCCGCTCGTTTCTCAAGAACGCGGGCACTGCAACCGCCGCAGTTGCGGCCATGGGTGTCGCCGCGCCGAAAACGCTGTTTGCCGCGACGCCAACCACTCCGCTGTCCCCTGATTCTCCCACTGAGATTTTCACCGCTGCCCTGGTCGCCGAGGACCTTGCCATAACCTTTTATTACAATGCCCTGATTGGCGGCGTCATTCAGGACCCCAATCTGGCGGGGCCGGGCGGCACAGCGCTCAATGTCACTCCTTCCGGCGATAACGGCAATGTCCAGTATCTGCGGGGCGCGCTGCATGAAGAGATTATTCACTCCAATCTTTTTAGGGTTCTATTGGGCAGGGGAGAGTTCTCGTTCGCTCAAGATCCTTACACCAGCTTCTATCTTCCGACCGGAAGCCTGGACTCATTGAATGTCTTTGTCGCCTTGCTCCAGGCACTCGAAAACGCCTTTATCGCCGCGTATATGGCGGCGGTGCAGGAGTTTGCTCTTCTTGCTGCAGTCGGTAAGCCGATGACCTTCAACGGCGTCACCTACCAACCTTCCGACTTTGTTTATTTCGCCGGGGTCGCCTCCTCCATCATGGGAGTCGAAGCGGAACATCGTGCGTTAGGGCGGTCAATCAGCCCCCAGGCTTACCTTGCCAACCAGCTCAACTACGAGCAGCAGCTGGGGATCTTTACCGTCTATAACGGGAAGACATCGGCCGTCGCCGCGCTGACTCCGTTCTTGACACCGGGGGAAGGCAAAACCGAGTACTCCCTTATCACTGCCTATGGGAATGCCCACACCGTGTCCGACACTGCGTACGGGTCGATGCCGACGAAGTTCTTTACCTAG
- the galK gene encoding galactokinase yields MLDVSATKEVHVKRFGAEPAMFMAPGRVNLIGEHTDYSEGFVMPAAIDFATLAGVSPRADRQISISSENFGDQAVFDLDFLPHHPRHHWSDYPIGVLTVLKEVGVKVSGFNLTLSGDVPLGSGLSSSASVEVATALAILEVAAKSGSTHHFSGPEIARLCQRAENHFVGTQSGIMDQFVSCCGAAGKALLLDCRDLSFELAPISPELSIVICNTMVKHSHAGGEYNTRRAEIEAGAEIIRLHRSDVRFLRDVTVADLERWGDEMLPDVLKRCRHVVTENLRTVAAARALEQNDLPTLGRLMAESHASYRDDFEASCKEADILVELASREPACVGARLTGGGFGGCTVNLVHTAEADQFGKKMLEEYLQATGIAAEIYHCHAAAGAHRI; encoded by the coding sequence ATGTTAGATGTAAGCGCTACCAAAGAAGTTCATGTCAAGCGCTTTGGCGCTGAGCCTGCAATGTTCATGGCTCCAGGTCGAGTGAACCTCATTGGCGAACACACCGATTACTCGGAGGGTTTCGTCATGCCGGCGGCCATCGATTTCGCAACTTTGGCCGGGGTCAGCCCGCGCGCGGACAGGCAGATCTCCATCTCTTCGGAGAACTTTGGCGACCAGGCGGTCTTTGATCTGGATTTCCTTCCGCATCATCCCCGGCATCACTGGAGCGATTATCCTATCGGCGTCCTCACCGTACTGAAGGAAGTTGGAGTGAAAGTATCCGGCTTCAATTTGACGTTGAGCGGCGACGTTCCGCTGGGTTCCGGATTAAGTTCATCCGCTTCAGTCGAGGTGGCGACTGCCCTGGCCATTCTCGAGGTTGCCGCGAAATCGGGATCTACCCATCACTTTTCTGGCCCAGAGATTGCCCGTCTCTGTCAGCGAGCGGAAAACCACTTTGTCGGAACCCAGAGCGGTATCATGGACCAGTTTGTCTCCTGCTGTGGCGCGGCGGGTAAGGCGCTTTTGCTGGATTGCCGTGACCTGTCCTTCGAACTGGCGCCAATCTCTCCGGAGCTAAGCATCGTCATCTGCAATACGATGGTGAAGCATTCTCACGCGGGCGGGGAATATAACACCCGGCGCGCCGAGATCGAAGCCGGGGCTGAGATTATCCGGCTGCATCGCTCCGATGTGCGCTTTCTGCGAGACGTTACGGTGGCCGATCTGGAGCGCTGGGGCGATGAGATGCTGCCTGACGTGCTCAAGCGCTGCCGGCACGTGGTTACCGAGAACCTGCGTACGGTGGCGGCGGCCCGGGCGCTTGAACAGAATGATCTGCCAACGCTAGGGCGGCTGATGGCAGAATCCCACGCCAGCTATCGCGACGACTTTGAGGCAAGCTGCAAGGAGGCCGACATCCTAGTCGAGTTGGCCTCGCGGGAGCCTGCTTGCGTGGGGGCGCGGCTGACCGGCGGCGGGTTCGGGGGCTGTACGGTGAATCTTGTTCATACCGCCGAAGCCGACCAGTTCGGCAAGAAGATGCTGGAAGAGTATCTTCAGGCAACTGGCATTGCGGCCGAGATCTATCACTGCCATGCAGCGGCTGGGGCCCACCGTATCTGA
- a CDS encoding APC family permease, translating into MGQSLSVDQAASAAEHTPSYGLKQHSLSPLETLAQSVSTMAPVTSPTMTIPLVFALAGNGTWLSYVFATAGILLVALCISRFARYSSSPGSLYAYAASAFRSKAGEPRSTWWGLVSAWALLFAYVATGASVTGGFINYSNVLLFSMTGHHVSPSGLAAVAILGATAIAYRDVKVSAQFMLWIEAVSVTMILIVVALLFWKHGFHLDPEQWRLKGVSGSGVRLGVVLALFSFVGFESASSLGSEARDPLKTIPRALIQSAVLAGFFFLISTYTEVLGFHSSPQSFGESPAPMRFLSGQVGVRFLGPLIDVGAVISMFACTLSCITASARVLLLMSHHGLAHQRFSKTHKRNATPGGAVVLIGLLTLLPTVILTSRGVSGSDIYGWMGSLATYGFITVYGQVTFALPFYLKLKQHLTPALLLLSIIGTLAMVLALVGTLYPVPAAPYNWLPYLYLAYLMTGLVWFAASRRIKAARLQGL; encoded by the coding sequence ATGGGGCAATCCCTATCTGTCGACCAGGCAGCAAGCGCCGCCGAACATACTCCTTCGTATGGTTTGAAACAGCATAGTCTTTCGCCGTTGGAGACCCTCGCCCAATCGGTTTCGACTATGGCGCCGGTTACGTCTCCGACCATGACCATTCCTCTAGTCTTCGCTCTGGCGGGAAACGGTACGTGGCTTTCGTATGTCTTCGCGACCGCTGGAATCCTTCTGGTGGCGCTCTGCATAAGCCGCTTTGCCCGGTACTCGTCCTCGCCTGGTTCCCTCTATGCCTACGCGGCATCGGCGTTTCGCAGCAAGGCTGGCGAGCCGCGATCTACCTGGTGGGGATTGGTTTCAGCATGGGCGCTGCTGTTTGCCTATGTCGCGACCGGGGCCTCGGTGACCGGGGGTTTCATCAATTATTCGAATGTTCTGCTTTTCTCGATGACCGGCCACCACGTGTCGCCGAGCGGGCTGGCGGCGGTCGCGATTCTCGGCGCAACGGCGATCGCTTACCGCGACGTCAAGGTCTCGGCACAGTTCATGCTCTGGATCGAAGCAGTGTCGGTGACGATGATCCTCATTGTGGTGGCGCTGCTGTTCTGGAAGCATGGGTTTCATCTCGATCCTGAACAGTGGAGATTGAAGGGGGTTTCAGGGTCGGGCGTGCGGCTGGGCGTGGTGCTGGCGCTGTTCAGCTTTGTTGGCTTTGAAAGCGCGAGCAGCCTGGGATCAGAAGCGCGAGACCCGCTCAAGACCATCCCTCGGGCATTGATTCAGAGCGCGGTGCTGGCAGGATTTTTCTTTCTTATCAGCACGTACACCGAGGTGCTTGGCTTTCACTCGTCTCCGCAGAGCTTTGGCGAGAGTCCAGCCCCGATGCGTTTTCTCTCCGGGCAGGTGGGAGTACGGTTCCTTGGGCCATTGATCGATGTGGGCGCGGTGATCAGCATGTTCGCCTGCACGTTGTCGTGTATTACTGCTTCGGCCCGGGTGCTGCTGCTGATGTCCCACCACGGACTTGCGCACCAGCGGTTCAGCAAAACCCACAAGCGGAACGCGACGCCAGGCGGAGCGGTGGTCTTGATCGGTCTGTTGACCCTGTTGCCGACCGTGATCTTGACCTCGCGAGGTGTCTCCGGCTCTGATATTTATGGCTGGATGGGTTCCTTAGCGACCTATGGATTCATTACTGTCTACGGGCAAGTGACCTTCGCTTTACCTTTCTATCTCAAGCTGAAACAGCATCTGACACCAGCTCTGCTGTTGCTCTCGATCATTGGCACTCTGGCGATGGTCCTGGCGTTAGTAGGCACGCTTTATCCGGTCCCGGCGGCGCCTTATAACTGGCTGCCCTACCTCTACCTGGCTTATTTGATGACCGGCCTGGTGTGGTTTGCAGCTTCGCGACGCATTAAGGCGGCCAGGCTGCAAGGCCTTTAG
- a CDS encoding ABC transporter ATP-binding protein — protein MLRFVGGLVRPYRGTLLAILAAMLLETAMSLATPWPLKIILDNVVEDHKLAPWLRHLIGPLLDSGARLHVAALAAASFVIIALIGAVASYLDNYYTESVGQWVAHDLRVRTYHHLQRLSLGYYNTHETGTILSTITADIQTIQGFASSSTLDILVDLLTIVCMLGLMFWLNWDFTLIALAVTPFLLLFVSRFKKAVKKATHEVRKEQSEILAVVQQGLESMQVVKAFGQEQNQEDLLAGVSHATVAAALKARSIKSLLSPVVTITVALCTAVVLWRGAALILHGAMTIGELTVYLAYLAKFFKPVKDLATTTNAVAQAAVGAERIRTILDTNETIPEKPDGLAPETLGGAIEFKHVAFGYDSAVPILKDVSFKIEPGQFVGLVGPTGSGKSTILSLIPRFYDVQSGAVYVDGRDVRDYLLKPLRDQIGYVLQDTLLFHGTILENIAFGRPHASQEEVVAAARLAHADEFISRMPLGYQTMVGERGCTLSGGQRQRIGIARVMVRNSPILILDEPTAALDSESEKLVIDALERLMKGRTVIMIAHRLSTIRNADQIIVISGGMVAEHGTHDALMALHGVYASLHRTQFDAEPSRVRVESVLPVLGSGSV, from the coding sequence ATGTTGCGTTTTGTCGGTGGATTAGTTCGGCCTTATCGCGGCACGCTGCTCGCTATCCTGGCTGCCATGCTGCTCGAGACGGCGATGAGCCTGGCTACGCCGTGGCCGCTGAAGATCATCCTCGACAATGTCGTCGAAGACCATAAACTCGCGCCCTGGCTGCGCCATCTGATCGGCCCCCTGCTTGATAGCGGGGCGCGTCTGCATGTAGCCGCCCTTGCCGCGGCGAGTTTTGTAATCATCGCCCTGATCGGCGCAGTCGCTTCGTACCTGGACAATTACTACACCGAGAGCGTGGGGCAATGGGTCGCCCACGATCTCCGCGTGCGTACCTATCACCATCTCCAGAGACTTTCGCTCGGCTACTACAACACCCACGAGACGGGGACGATTCTCAGCACCATCACCGCCGATATCCAGACCATCCAGGGTTTCGCCTCGTCCTCGACGCTCGATATTCTGGTCGACCTGCTCACGATCGTCTGCATGTTAGGGCTCATGTTCTGGCTGAACTGGGACTTCACCCTCATTGCGCTGGCGGTCACGCCGTTTCTGCTGCTCTTCGTCTCCCGATTCAAAAAGGCAGTCAAGAAAGCGACCCACGAAGTAAGAAAGGAGCAAAGCGAGATCCTGGCAGTCGTCCAGCAGGGGCTGGAATCGATGCAGGTAGTCAAGGCCTTCGGCCAGGAACAAAACCAGGAAGATCTGCTTGCCGGCGTCAGCCACGCGACTGTCGCCGCTGCGTTGAAGGCCCGCAGCATCAAATCGCTGCTGTCCCCAGTCGTCACCATTACCGTGGCGCTTTGCACGGCGGTCGTGCTATGGCGCGGGGCGGCGCTGATTCTGCATGGCGCGATGACCATTGGCGAACTCACCGTCTATCTTGCTTACCTCGCTAAGTTCTTCAAGCCAGTGAAGGACCTCGCCACCACGACCAATGCTGTCGCCCAGGCCGCGGTGGGGGCGGAACGCATTCGCACCATCCTCGACACAAATGAGACTATCCCGGAAAAGCCGGACGGGCTTGCCCCGGAAACGCTCGGCGGAGCGATCGAGTTCAAGCATGTCGCCTTCGGCTATGACTCCGCTGTCCCCATCTTGAAAGACGTCTCCTTCAAGATTGAGCCCGGGCAGTTCGTCGGGCTGGTCGGCCCTACCGGCAGCGGCAAATCGACCATTCTCAGCTTGATTCCCCGGTTTTACGATGTGCAATCCGGCGCCGTCTATGTAGACGGCCGGGACGTTCGCGACTATCTGCTCAAACCATTGCGCGACCAGATCGGCTACGTCTTGCAAGACACCCTTTTGTTTCATGGAACGATCCTCGAAAACATCGCCTTCGGTCGTCCACATGCGAGCCAGGAAGAGGTCGTCGCCGCCGCCAGGCTCGCCCACGCCGACGAGTTCATCTCCCGTATGCCGCTCGGCTACCAGACCATGGTAGGCGAGCGCGGCTGCACCTTGTCTGGTGGACAGCGGCAGCGCATCGGCATCGCCCGGGTCATGGTGCGAAACAGTCCGATCCTGATCCTTGACGAGCCCACCGCCGCGCTCGACAGCGAATCGGAAAAGCTGGTGATCGACGCCCTCGAGCGGCTCATGAAGGGCCGCACCGTCATCATGATCGCCCACCGCCTCAGCACCATCCGCAACGCCGATCAGATCATTGTTATTTCAGGCGGAATGGTCGCCGAACATGGTACCCATGACGCATTGATGGCGCTTCACGGCGTCTATGCCAGCCTTCACCGGACCCAATTCGATGCAGAACCCTCTCGAGTTCGGGTCGAGAGCGTTCTTCCTGTTTTAGGCAGTGGAAGTGTATGA
- a CDS encoding aromatic ring-hydroxylating dioxygenase subunit alpha, whose product MADSTAILPLLPSATATLPRECTFAESDWRALAPYWYPVAFSHEVGEQPIPVRLLDERVVLYRLSDGKIFAARDICLHRGVPLSMGHVEGDELICKYHGLRYNRSGQCVCIPAHPQGAISPKLHLHTYGAREAYGLIWVRLVDDGPDYFPDFSEWDDPSFIQVLPDSVSLEASAGRQVEGFLDVAHFSFIHTSSFGEPENAVVPDYPIEKTADGFIADYVSTVSNYSHGFKHLNPPGFLWRRRFQVWFPFTAKLTIYFPNDGRLNILNTASPVSARKTRMFSPICRNFDRDAPLQATLDFNSMVFAEDKAVVENQYPEDLPIDLHAEAHFPADRSSITYRKGLAARGLGRSFTA is encoded by the coding sequence ATGGCTGATTCGACCGCGATCCTGCCCCTGCTGCCCTCGGCGACCGCAACGCTTCCTCGTGAATGTACCTTTGCGGAGTCCGACTGGCGGGCGTTAGCGCCCTACTGGTACCCCGTCGCCTTTTCGCATGAAGTAGGCGAACAGCCGATTCCGGTGCGACTCTTGGATGAGCGGGTGGTGCTCTACCGGTTGAGCGATGGCAAGATTTTCGCGGCCCGGGACATCTGCCTCCATCGGGGCGTTCCGCTCAGCATGGGGCACGTCGAGGGCGACGAACTTATCTGCAAGTATCACGGCCTTCGCTATAACCGCAGCGGGCAGTGTGTCTGCATTCCGGCCCATCCGCAAGGAGCGATCTCGCCAAAGCTGCACCTGCACACCTACGGGGCGCGGGAGGCGTATGGATTGATCTGGGTTCGGCTGGTGGACGATGGACCGGATTACTTTCCGGATTTTTCAGAATGGGATGATCCCAGCTTTATCCAGGTGCTGCCCGACAGCGTATCGCTCGAGGCGTCGGCTGGACGGCAGGTTGAAGGCTTTCTCGACGTCGCCCATTTTTCCTTCATCCACACCAGCAGTTTTGGTGAGCCCGAAAATGCAGTGGTGCCCGACTATCCAATCGAGAAGACGGCTGACGGCTTCATCGCCGATTACGTGAGTACGGTCAGTAATTATTCCCACGGATTCAAGCATCTCAATCCTCCTGGATTCCTATGGCGGCGTCGTTTTCAGGTGTGGTTTCCGTTTACCGCCAAGCTGACGATCTACTTCCCAAATGACGGGCGGTTGAACATCCTGAATACAGCATCCCCGGTCTCGGCGCGTAAGACGCGAATGTTTTCGCCAATCTGCCGGAACTTTGACCGCGATGCCCCGCTGCAGGCGACGCTCGACTTCAACAGCATGGTCTTCGCCGAGGACAAGGCGGTGGTCGAGAACCAGTATCCAGAGGACCTGCCAATCGATCTGCACGCGGAGGCGCATTTCCCGGCCGACCGCAGCTCAATCACCTACCGGAAGGGTCTGGCGGCAAGAGGCTTGGGGCGAAGCTTCACCGCTTGA
- a CDS encoding pyridoxal phosphate-dependent decarboxylase family protein encodes MPDDPFLSLVNEALPRLQGQFATLPLTGANPEGLDAMQAVLADVAVRMGDNYPYFHPLYAGQMMKPPHPIARAAYAMGMWLNPNNHSLDGGRASSRFEVEAVAEIASMFGWTGHLGHLTGGGTVANLEALWVAGKLRPGKRVVASAQAHYTHSRISAVLGLEFSAVGVDGRGRMDAEALEHQLRSQEIGTVVVTLGTTGIGAVDPLDQILKLREKYDFRIHVDAAYGGYFKLLTGLPAGGLSGGATRAFDCIGEADSIVVDPHKHGLQPYGCGCVLFHDPGVGHFYKHDSPYTYFSSAELHLGEITLECSRPGAAAVALWATQRLLPLAAGGEFAESLGRCRQAALQLYDRLRSDTRFVVAFEPELDILVWGVKAASVEEASRRAQSIFDEAARRDLHLALVQLPLNLFPSDSWPDASPGGTMTCLRSVLMKPEHLDWVDRIWGILSEAAKDALV; translated from the coding sequence ATGCCGGACGATCCTTTCCTTTCTTTAGTGAACGAGGCTTTGCCTCGGCTTCAGGGACAATTCGCTACCCTCCCGCTCACCGGCGCCAATCCTGAAGGTCTGGATGCGATGCAGGCTGTTCTGGCCGATGTAGCGGTGCGCATGGGCGACAATTATCCCTATTTTCACCCGCTTTATGCAGGCCAGATGATGAAGCCGCCACATCCGATTGCGCGGGCCGCTTACGCCATGGGCATGTGGTTGAATCCCAATAATCATTCACTCGACGGCGGCCGCGCGAGCTCGCGTTTTGAAGTGGAGGCGGTTGCGGAGATTGCCTCCATGTTCGGCTGGACGGGGCATTTGGGTCATCTTACAGGCGGCGGCACGGTGGCGAATCTGGAGGCGCTTTGGGTCGCCGGGAAGCTTCGCCCCGGCAAACGAGTGGTCGCCTCTGCCCAGGCGCACTACACGCATAGCCGGATCAGCGCTGTTCTTGGGCTGGAGTTCTCTGCGGTCGGAGTAGACGGGCGAGGGCGGATGGACGCGGAGGCTTTAGAGCACCAACTGCGTTCCCAAGAGATCGGCACGGTGGTCGTCACCCTGGGAACGACCGGAATCGGGGCGGTCGATCCTCTCGATCAGATCCTCAAGCTTCGCGAGAAGTACGATTTCAGGATCCATGTGGATGCGGCTTACGGGGGCTACTTCAAGCTCCTTACGGGCCTGCCGGCCGGGGGCTTGTCGGGCGGGGCCACCCGGGCGTTCGATTGCATCGGCGAAGCGGATTCCATTGTCGTTGATCCTCACAAACATGGTCTGCAGCCTTATGGTTGTGGCTGCGTTTTGTTTCATGATCCTGGAGTCGGTCACTTTTACAAGCACGATTCTCCGTACACCTATTTCTCGTCAGCCGAGCTGCACCTGGGTGAGATCACTCTGGAGTGCTCCCGTCCCGGGGCGGCAGCGGTTGCGCTTTGGGCGACCCAGCGGCTGCTTCCGCTTGCTGCGGGCGGCGAGTTCGCAGAGAGCCTGGGCCGGTGCAGACAGGCGGCGTTGCAGCTTTACGACCGGTTGCGTAGCGATACCCGCTTCGTGGTCGCATTTGAACCGGAGCTCGATATTCTTGTCTGGGGAGTCAAGGCAGCCTCGGTCGAAGAGGCCTCGAGGCGGGCACAGAGCATCTTTGATGAGGCGGCCCGGCGGGATCTTCATCTCGCTCTGGTGCAGCTTCCCTTGAATCTTTTCCCAAGCGACAGCTGGCCGGACGCTTCGCCCGGGGGGACCATGACCTGCCTTCGTTCGGTGCTCATGAAGCCTGAGCATCTGGACTGGGTGGACAGGATCTGGGGGATTTTGAGCGAAGCGGCGAAAGATGCGTTGGTTTGA